From the genome of Desulfonatronovibrio magnus:
TGCCCTCCAGTGCTTTAAAAATATCAGTCAAAATATCCCTGGCATAGGAATAGCGAAAGTCCAGCTTTCCTCCACGCAGACCATCTCCTACTTTGTAGCTGTAAAGGGCTGAATTGCGCAGCTTGGCTCTTTGTCTTCCCTTGAGATCAATTTCTCGTTGGACAATAAGGCTATCCATGTCCTCTTCATTGCCAGCCAGAACGTATTTCTTCCACTGGGTTAAAAAGCGGCGCAGGGCGGGATTACTTATTTGCAGGTAATCCATGGGTGCAACAGGCTCGTAATGCTCAAACCTCTGGGTGACAAAATAGGAACTGAGCCATTCTGTCCATAATTGCCGGGCTTTTTCATTTCTGCCCTCAGACAGAATCAAATTATAGCGCAGGCTGGCCCCGAAAATGAACCTTGAAAAGTCCCTGGCCATTTCAAAATCCTGCCTTATGCTTTCAGGAAGTTCCAGCGCTTCACCTATGGCACCAAAGTCCTCCAGAGCCGTGAAAACTTCAGGTTCAACCTGCAAAAGAAACGCCAGGAGTGAGTCTTTGGAAAAACTGGACCTTATTATGCACTGCTTGAGATGCAAGGCTTCTTCATATGTTAAATGGATGCTGATATGCTCCCGCCAGTTTTCAGGTGGAGGCGGACACCTCCAGAACCCGCCGGTCAGAGAAGTGCCGGCTGCATCTGAATCATCTCCCTGGCTGGAGACATCTTCTGAAACACCCATGGATCTAATATCCAGATTTTCTTTTCTTACTGCACACACAGCCCTGGCGTAATCTTCAAGGGACAGATGCGGATACCGAAGAATCCCGAATGTCTTCAATCCGCTCCAGTAAACGCTGGATGGCTTGCGTTTCAGGTTTTTTCCGGCTGTTTCTCCAATCACGCCCTTCTCGCCACTTTTCAAAAGCGGTTCAATAAGTTCGAGCTCCATATCATTGAGCTTTTGTATTAGAGCGTTTGGGGTGATGTTTTTCTGTTTCTCCAGTTCCATCAGAATATAAGGAACTAAAAAGAAATACTTGGCTCTGGTCTGAATGGTAGAAGTACCAGGGAACAGCTTGTGTGAAAATCCGTCCCTTATCTGCCCGATTCCAATTTCGTCAACAGCCCCTGGTGCAGCAAGGGACTGAAGGACTGTCATGACTTTACGGCGATGTTCCGGGGAATAATCGATCCAGCCTATCTGAAGTGGGTTTCCTGATGTGTTGAACATAACTATCCACCAAGCCTATTATTCTCAAACATCTCCACTGGCATGGGATGCTGCAGGTCCCAGACCATCTTGATGGGGCGTTCGCTTTCATAGCTTACCAGGTCCCCAGGCCCCAAAAAAGTAAAGGGCATGGTAACGCCGAGGCTTTTCTTTTGTTCCCGGACAAAGAAAAGCACAGTATAGCCCTTTTCTCGATGATGGATGAGGTTTTGGCCGGCCTGACCCATTTGTGTGTTGGTAGATTGGGACTCCCAATGGATTCGATTCCTGCTTATCGGATAGTCAGCATACATAGTGGTTGGGGAGAACTCGTGCTCTGTTTTTTGAAATGTGATCAGCAGGGCATAGACTTTTATTGTTTGGGCATGCAATATACCGATGCCTGTCGGACCTGTTGAATCCAGATTTGCCAGTCCCAGGGCGGCATTGATATCTCGACTGGTATACCTGGCATGAAGCTCCAAGCAGTTCTCAAAAGGGAGATTCAGTGATTTGCCTTCGATCTTTGAAGTATTGGCAGCCCAGGCAAGTATTTCGTCCATATCAGCAAGGATAGTGGGATTCTTGGAAAGCTTGGTGAACGAATCTTCGAGCGAGAACATGTCCAAGTTACCAGCGTTGGCTGCCCAGATCCTGTAATGAATTGAAATGACTGAATCCCCGGCAACTGAAAGGGCCTGGGCAATCTGCTTATCCTGCAAGTGTACAATTATTCTTCTCAACCTGGATATTTCTCGGGGTCCATTTATCTGAGCAATTCTTACCAAGGCTTTCTTTAAGCGGTTCAGGTCAGGATCAGTGGGTATTTGTGATAAATGCGCTTTTGACTTCCAGCCGCTCCAGGTCTCTTTGACCAGCAAGCGCTCCGGCTCGTAATCATGATGGGTGATAAAATTGCCAAAGGTCAGCTGCTTTCCGGTTTCGTTTTCAAAAGTCTGGAGGCGCTCAGGGATCTGCACTCTAAGGTTACGCAAATTTTCGCGGATATTTTCAAGTACATGTCGGCGCGATATCCGATCCAGCTGAATGGAACAACCAGGGGGGAGATGTGGAAAATCCAGCTCCACTTCCCGGTCAATGGAAAAGCGATGCCTGGGAAGTAAGGCTTTCAATTTTGTATCAATGCGGTACTTCCTGTGAGCCTGGCCTACAAAGTCCAGCACAGTCAGGCAGTCCTTTCCAGGTGCATGACGCAGACCTCGCCCCAACTGCTGCATGAAAACTGTCAGGCTCTCTGTGGGCCTTAGAAACAGGACCACATTTAAGTCCGGAACATCCACTCCTTCGCTCAACTTATCCACAGTGAAGAGAAAAGTAAGCTCTCCAGATCTTAGCTGTTCAAGTAGGCTGGCGCATTGATTATTGTCTATTCCGGATACCAGCGCTGCTGAAGGTATGCCGTGCTGGCTGAACATATCAGCCATGTAATGTGCATGCCTGATGGATACACAAAATCCGACTCCCTTGATCTGAGCTAGCTCTGGTTCGTATCGTTTCAGAGCCTCAAGGACTACATCCAGGCGCTGCCTGGCCTGGACGTGAGCACCGGTATAGATTTTTTCCAGTTCAGCCACGTTATATCTGCCGTGATGCCAGAAACGGTCCTCATTAAGAGAAATGGGATCAGCCACACCAAAATAGTGAAACGGACAAAGCAGTTTTTCTTCCAGGGCTTCAGGCAGCCTGATCTCTGAAGTTATGCGATTTCCGAAATCAGCCAGCACATTTTCCCCGTCCATACGTTCCGGTGTTGCGGTCAAGCCCAGAAGCACCTCAGGCTCAAAATTGTCGAATATTGGACGATAACTGGCTGCTGTGCCGTGATGAGCCTCATCAATGATGATAAAATCATAAAAATCCCTGCTCACCTGTTCCCACAGCCTTCTGTTGATAAGCATGTTCACTGAGCAAAAAAGATAATTTACTTGTTCAGCTTGGTGCTGACCAACGAGAAGATCGCCAAAATTGTGATTTTTAAGTACATTTCTGAAGGTATCCAAAGCCTGTTCCAAAATTTCCTGGCGATGGGCCACAAACAACAGCCTGGCCTGTTTTTGCTTTTTCTGGAAAAAACGATGGAAATCGAAGGCTGCAATTACTGTCTTACCGGTCCCGGTAGCAGCTACAACCAGGTTTTGGTATTGATTATTGATGTTCCTGTCCCGCTCCAACTCTTCCAGGATACGCTCCTGAAAAGGGTGTGGCCTCAAGTCAAAGAACACCTGAGCCCGGGTCTTAGAGGTTCTTGCCCTGCTGATCGCTTCGCGCAACTGCCCGGGATCATCCGGATCAAAGGGTATAAACTCACGGCTGTTCCAGTAAGTTTCAAACTCTGCAGTAAATTTTTCCAGGATATGCAGCATGTCCTGTTCAGTGACTTTCAGGTTCCATTCCAGGCCGCTGGTCATAGCTGCGTGGGACATGTTGGCTGATCCGATGTAGGCCGTGGAAAATCCGGAATCTCGCTTGAAGAAATAAGCCTTGGCATGCAGCCGGGTCCGCTGCGTATCATATGAAACACGGGCCTGAACATTGGGCATACGGGACAGCCACTCCACGGCAGGGGCATCTGATGCACCCATATAAGAAGTGGTAATGAGCCTCACAGGCACTCTACGGTCCCGCAGATCTTCAAAAGCAGGCATGAGCAAACGCAGCCCTGACCACTTGATAAAGGAAATCAGAATATCCACCGAATCTGCGGATTTCATCTCGGCCAAAAGTTCGTGGACTAACTGAGGGTCACGAGGGGAACCTGTAAAAAGACTGCTTTCAAACATTGGCGTGTGGGGCCTGGGAATGCCTGACCTTGCATAATTGGGAGGGGTTATCTCCAAGAGAACTGGCTTTTTACCCGAAACCAGTTGTCTTATGTTTACTTGCTGTTCAGTGCCATCATACAGTTGAGCAAGAATAGCGTTGCAAATCAGAGTTCTCTTGTCTGAGTCGGTTTCTTCACGCAGAACCTGCCTGACCACTTTGGCCACAAGATCCGCATACCTGGCCGGCTGTTCCTCTGTATCTATTTTTCCAAGAACTGTTCGCAGTTCTGGATACTGGTCCAGTATGCTCTGGAGGCGGTTATCCAGCAGGGCGTCATAAATGCCATAAGCAAGCTTGTTGGCCATCAGCTCTTTCTCTCAAGCGTTGCAAGGTATGCATCAAGGACCGGCAGATCAGCCTCGGCCCAGTTCAGGCCGGCAAGCCTGTCCGGCGGGAACCAGGCAGCTTCTGCATGTTCTGCAAGCTTGAATCCGGAGGTCGTTGCCTTGCAGATGAAAGGATAAAGCGTAACAATAAAGTCGGGGTAAGTATGTGTTGAAGGAGATAGTTGATCAGCAATATCAACTTCAAGGTCCAGTTCTTCCATAATCTCCCTTTTTAGGCAGTCTCCTGGATCTTCCCCAGCCCTGATCTTGCCCCCGGGAAATTCCCATTTCAGGGGCAGATGCATGGACGAGCTGCGCCTGGCCGCCAGGACCAGACCATTTAGCTCAATAATTGCGCAGGTTACGTGGATGTGTTTCATGTTTAATTGCAAAGTGTTATAGACTCACTTCCTGAACACCTCTTTCCTATGCCACCCCAGACACTCCTGATCCGGAATATGCTTTTCATCCGAAGGCCTGAAAATAGGCCTCTGCTCCAGGGTCATGATGGGACCGGGATTGTTCTGTTCCTGCCTGGACAAAGGGGAAATCAGAACTTCATATTGCCTGCCCACACTCATGAATCCCCGGTCAAAACTCCAGTGGCAGAGCCTGCAAAGGGCCATACCATTGGCCGGGCGATCATCATTTGTATCTGACCAGGGTCTTATATGGGCTGCTTCAACTATTGTATGACCTTCCGGGGTAAGCATGCGGATGCCACACAGGGCGCAGCGGTGAGCGTACAGGGTCATGACCGCCTTGCGGAACCCTTGGTCTCTTATGCTTGCGGGTTTTTCAGAACCATAGGACATGATCTTTTCTGCGGCCTTAAGGAGCTTCTGACTGTATTCAAAAGCCTCCTGGTTTTCTGATGCTTCCAGCAGAAGTTTCTGCCTGATTTCCGGAGAAAAATAAGTATGCAAAACAACAGCCCTGAGTTCTTCCCTGGTTTTATGTTCTGAAAAGAGCAGAAACAGTTCCTGATCAATTTCAGCTCCCACGACTATACTTTTCAGCCGGGTTACTGAAGAAGTGATTCTGTCTTTGATTTCATTTTCCATACCGGGCTTCGGCACCAGCTTCCAGAAACCCTCGCTCTGCATATGGAAAAAAGGATAAGCCATGTTGCCTGTTGTTCCAACTGGCATGATCAGACTCCAGTAGCGGGCAAAGCGTTCAATGAGGTCAAAGGTGGGCTCAATAAATGGAGAAGTCAGTTCGCTCTGGGCGGCAATGTCCATAACCGACAAAAGCAGAAAGGGCTTGTGCGGGGCGCGGAAGGTAGTGGCCTCGGTCCAGCGATTGCGGTTTTTATCAGTACGCAGCCGGGCCAGCTTGTTAAGATAATCAATACTCATGCAATGTCGGGTTCAAAGTTTGAGGCTCTATGATCAGGACCGCCATCCCAGGTATGAGGTCAAAATTATTGTTCAAATTCTTTCAGCAGAACTAAACTCATCCAAGTATCAGTTTTTCTTACCTGTGAAGTTTGAACAGAAAAATCAAGACAGATCAAGCCCATTTTTTTGAGGATACTCAAAAGATACCCCTTCTCCCAAAGGAAAAACATTCTGCCATCATCTGCTTCCTGCCTGCCCTGCCCCTGTTTCATGGTGATCAGGGCGTGGCCGCCAGGCTTTAACGCCTTGAGAATATTTGAAAGCGCAGGTGAAAAGCGCTCATGTGGCAGGTGGACCAGAGCGCCGATGAGCAGGAGCCCGTCCATGTTCATCAAACTGAAGTCATAGGATTCAAAATCAGCTTCAATCACGGGCAGGCCGGTATGGTCCCTGGCCAGGGCGGCCAGGTCAGGGGAGCGTTCCAGGCCTGTACAGTCAAAACCGCGCTCTTTGAGCCAGAGCATGTCGCGGCCTGATCCGCATCCGATATCCAGAACTTTTGAACCAGGTGTAAGGTGTTCTACAAGAGGCAGGAGAAATGAGGAAGGATCGACCTTTATGGTCTTGTTGAAATAATCTTGGGCATGGGTGTGGTAGAATCGGTTGCTCATGAGGACGGGGGTATTACAGTATGCTCCGTCCAGGACTGATCAAGTTCGGCCAGTTTTCCTTGTTCTCAGACCGACCTGAGTGCTCAAAGTACAGGCCGCCTATCTGTCGCCTGCGCTCCAGTACTGACCAGTTCGCCCAAAAACATTAATGTCAGCAATGCTGACCATATCAAACTTACCTGAATCACGTATTACGTAAAACCGGTAAACACGGTTACTCAGCGGATAAACCACTGATCCCAAAGACTTGCCTATATGAAAATAAAGGCCCTGCAGCCTTCCGACCTGGACCGGAAGTTATCAATGATCCGTTGTTCTAAAGCCAAAATCAGTCCTTTTTTGGAGATTTTCTTCAGCTATTCAATGACTTGAGCTGGTCCGACTCCGGGTTCCTCCATTCTAATAGTACCATCAGACATTTCTTGCACAATTCTTCCGTCTTTGAGATAAACAACCCCGACACCAGCGGACCATGCCCTTTCTCTGGCCCTCCTGGATGCCCGTTTTAAAGCGGCTTCAGCGTTTATCATATCAATGTCACGCTCTTTTTCAGGCTTTAACTCATTATGCGTTGTTTTCATAATTTACCCCTCATCTATGATTATTGGCCCTTCTCCTGAATTATCATACAAAGCCCATTCATCTGCAATTTTCTTGTATATATTTTCGAAATTTTCCCAGCCCCTGACAAATCTCCTGCGGATAACATATTCTGGAATATCATGACCTCCCATCATAACCCTGTTTTTTACTCTGACAATTGCCAGCTCAGGCGTTGCCAGTCTGAGATAAAAAAGCTTGACCTTATACCCGGCAGATCTCCACTCAGGAATATGCCTTGAATATGAACGCCCGCTCAGGGTTGTTTCAAAAGAAAAACTGCGCAATTTACCAACATTTGCAAAAATTTCTTCAAGCATCAAGCGTCCGGCCTTAAATGCAGCGCTGTCAGGATTAAATGGGGCCAGCCCGGCGGCAATCAGGTCGGAATTGATGAATGTGAGGCAATTTGCCTCACCAGGAAGGAACTCCTGTGCAAAGGTGGTTTTACCTGCACCGTTTGGTCCGGAAATAATTATGATTTTCGGATTTATGGTTTTATTTGTTTCAACTTCAGGGAGGTCTTTGTGCTCCTGAAACACGAGTCCTTCAAACTCGCTTCCTTGATTTTTCTGCATAGCTTCCTCAGCAAAATAGCTTTCAGACTGACAGGACGTGCACATTTTTCAAAGCATCGGTGAGTTAACCGGACACTACTGATTACATAAGCAACTTGCTTTTCTCGTCAGATTCAACCTTCCAGATCAACTTCCTGCTCCAGCTCTTCTAAGGACCAGGTCCTTTCAGGCGGGTTCTCTAACCTGTGTACCGCAAGGTAATAGTCTTCCAGATCTTCCAGGTGCTCAATGATTGCTTCACGGGCATAATAAGTCTTTGTTCTTCCCGTTTTTTCAGCCAGATCAACGAGTTTTTTTTCGATGTCTTCAGGCAGTCTGACAGCTAACATTTCTTTTCTCCTGACATACAAATATTGCAAATTCGTGCAGGTCGTCAATCATGTAAAAACACTTAAAGTGCCATCCGGTCTTTCATTTGATCTATGCCCCCGGACGCTGCCCAGGGTTTGTCACG
Proteins encoded in this window:
- a CDS encoding (deoxy)nucleoside triphosphate pyrophosphohydrolase, which codes for MKHIHVTCAIIELNGLVLAARRSSSMHLPLKWEFPGGKIRAGEDPGDCLKREIMEELDLEVDIADQLSPSTHTYPDFIVTLYPFICKATTSGFKLAEHAEAAWFPPDRLAGLNWAEADLPVLDAYLATLERKS
- a CDS encoding HNH endonuclease; the protein is MSIDYLNKLARLRTDKNRNRWTEATTFRAPHKPFLLLSVMDIAAQSELTSPFIEPTFDLIERFARYWSLIMPVGTTGNMAYPFFHMQSEGFWKLVPKPGMENEIKDRITSSVTRLKSIVVGAEIDQELFLLFSEHKTREELRAVVLHTYFSPEIRQKLLLEASENQEAFEYSQKLLKAAEKIMSYGSEKPASIRDQGFRKAVMTLYAHRCALCGIRMLTPEGHTIVEAAHIRPWSDTNDDRPANGMALCRLCHWSFDRGFMSVGRQYEVLISPLSRQEQNNPGPIMTLEQRPIFRPSDEKHIPDQECLGWHRKEVFRK
- a CDS encoding class I SAM-dependent methyltransferase gives rise to the protein MSNRFYHTHAQDYFNKTIKVDPSSFLLPLVEHLTPGSKVLDIGCGSGRDMLWLKERGFDCTGLERSPDLAALARDHTGLPVIEADFESYDFSLMNMDGLLLIGALVHLPHERFSPALSNILKALKPGGHALITMKQGQGRQEADDGRMFFLWEKGYLLSILKKMGLICLDFSVQTSQVRKTDTWMSLVLLKEFEQ
- a CDS encoding DUF6361 family protein is translated as MFNTSGNPLQIGWIDYSPEHRRKVMTVLQSLAAPGAVDEIGIGQIRDGFSHKLFPGTSTIQTRAKYFFLVPYILMELEKQKNITPNALIQKLNDMELELIEPLLKSGEKGVIGETAGKNLKRKPSSVYWSGLKTFGILRYPHLSLEDYARAVCAVRKENLDIRSMGVSEDVSSQGDDSDAAGTSLTGGFWRCPPPPENWREHISIHLTYEEALHLKQCIIRSSFSKDSLLAFLLQVEPEVFTALEDFGAIGEALELPESIRQDFEMARDFSRFIFGASLRYNLILSEGRNEKARQLWTEWLSSYFVTQRFEHYEPVAPMDYLQISNPALRRFLTQWKKYVLAGNEEDMDSLIVQREIDLKGRQRAKLRNSALYSYKVGDGLRGGKLDFRYSYARDILTDIFKALEGSHAQAG
- a CDS encoding DUF3427 domain-containing protein; the encoded protein is MANKLAYGIYDALLDNRLQSILDQYPELRTVLGKIDTEEQPARYADLVAKVVRQVLREETDSDKRTLICNAILAQLYDGTEQQVNIRQLVSGKKPVLLEITPPNYARSGIPRPHTPMFESSLFTGSPRDPQLVHELLAEMKSADSVDILISFIKWSGLRLLMPAFEDLRDRRVPVRLITTSYMGASDAPAVEWLSRMPNVQARVSYDTQRTRLHAKAYFFKRDSGFSTAYIGSANMSHAAMTSGLEWNLKVTEQDMLHILEKFTAEFETYWNSREFIPFDPDDPGQLREAISRARTSKTRAQVFFDLRPHPFQERILEELERDRNINNQYQNLVVAATGTGKTVIAAFDFHRFFQKKQKQARLLFVAHRQEILEQALDTFRNVLKNHNFGDLLVGQHQAEQVNYLFCSVNMLINRRLWEQVSRDFYDFIIIDEAHHGTAASYRPIFDNFEPEVLLGLTATPERMDGENVLADFGNRITSEIRLPEALEEKLLCPFHYFGVADPISLNEDRFWHHGRYNVAELEKIYTGAHVQARQRLDVVLEALKRYEPELAQIKGVGFCVSIRHAHYMADMFSQHGIPSAALVSGIDNNQCASLLEQLRSGELTFLFTVDKLSEGVDVPDLNVVLFLRPTESLTVFMQQLGRGLRHAPGKDCLTVLDFVGQAHRKYRIDTKLKALLPRHRFSIDREVELDFPHLPPGCSIQLDRISRRHVLENIRENLRNLRVQIPERLQTFENETGKQLTFGNFITHHDYEPERLLVKETWSGWKSKAHLSQIPTDPDLNRLKKALVRIAQINGPREISRLRRIIVHLQDKQIAQALSVAGDSVISIHYRIWAANAGNLDMFSLEDSFTKLSKNPTILADMDEILAWAANTSKIEGKSLNLPFENCLELHARYTSRDINAALGLANLDSTGPTGIGILHAQTIKVYALLITFQKTEHEFSPTTMYADYPISRNRIHWESQSTNTQMGQAGQNLIHHREKGYTVLFFVREQKKSLGVTMPFTFLGPGDLVSYESERPIKMVWDLQHPMPVEMFENNRLGG
- a CDS encoding Zeta toxin family protein; amino-acid sequence: MQKNQGSEFEGLVFQEHKDLPEVETNKTINPKIIIISGPNGAGKTTFAQEFLPGEANCLTFINSDLIAAGLAPFNPDSAAFKAGRLMLEEIFANVGKLRSFSFETTLSGRSYSRHIPEWRSAGYKVKLFYLRLATPELAIVRVKNRVMMGGHDIPEYVIRRRFVRGWENFENIYKKIADEWALYDNSGEGPIIIDEG
- the relB gene encoding type II toxin-antitoxin system RelB family antitoxin; this translates as MLAVRLPEDIEKKLVDLAEKTGRTKTYYAREAIIEHLEDLEDYYLAVHRLENPPERTWSLEELEQEVDLEG